The Neovison vison isolate M4711 chromosome 13, ASM_NN_V1, whole genome shotgun sequence genome includes a region encoding these proteins:
- the LOC122894569 gene encoding RNA polymerase-associated protein LEO1-like, which translates to MDLFGDIDDISSESDGDSEQSIPGQPADERGVPQDQQEEEPISETRIEVEIPSINSDLGNELYFVKLPKFLSIEPKPFDPQYYEDEFEGEKVLDEEDRTRLRLKVENTIRWRKRRDEEGNEIKESNARVVKWSDGSLSLHLGSEVFDVYKAPMQGNHNHLFVREDTGLQGQAVFKSKLTFRPHSTDCATHRKMTLPLEKRCSKTQRIRLLPMAGRDPECQRTEVIKKEERLRASTHETIHLWEKQNQQGLSVPCQDPSSACEEEEYAEAIKNHYQRELQGDEASRKRKVGGEEEEND; encoded by the exons ATGGATCTGTTTGGAGACATAGATGACATTTCTTCAGAGAGCGATGGGGACAGTGAACAATCTATTCCAGGGCAGCCTGCT GATGAACGTGGAGTGCCTCAGGACCAACAGGAGGAAGAGCCGATTTCTGAAACCAGAATAGAAGTAGAAATCCCCAGTATCAACTCTGATTTAGGAAATGAATTGTACTTCGTTAAACTACCTAAATTTCTCAGCATAGAACCCAA ACCTTTCGATCCTCAGTATTACGAAGATGAATTTGAAGGTGAGAAAGTGCTTGACGAGGAAGATAGAACCAGGTTAAGATTAAAG GTAGAAAATACGATAAGATGGAGGAAACGCCGGGAcgaggaaggaaatgaaattaagGAAAGCAACGCTCGGGTGGTCAAGTGGTCAGATGGGAG CCTCTCCCTGCATCTAGGCAGTGAAGTGTTTGATGTCTACAAAGCCCCAATGCAGGGCAACCACAACCACCTGTTCGTTCGAGAAGACACTGGTCTACAGGGACAAGCTGTGTTTAAATCCAAGCTCACCTTTAG ACCTCACTCTACAGACTGTGCCACACACAGGAAGATGACCCTGCCGCTTGAGAAGAGATGCTCGAAGACCCAGAGGATTAGACTCTTACCGATGGCTGGCCGTGACCCTGAATGCCAGCGCACAGAGGTGATTAAA AAAGAAGAACGATTGAGGGCTTCTACTCATGAGACAATCCATCTGTGGGAGAAGCAGAACCAGCAGGGGCTGAGTGTCCCCTGCCAGGACCCCAGCAGTGCCTGTGAGGAGGAGGAATACGCTGAAGCCATTAAAAACCATTACCAACGGGAGCTCCAAG GAGATGAGGCCTCCAGAAAGAGGAAAGTGGGgggtgaagaggaagaaaatgactaA